One genomic region from Haloterrigena gelatinilytica encodes:
- a CDS encoding zinc ribbon domain-containing protein, whose product MDPTTVVLGSVLLFAVHLSLAGALRRYLSGSAGIGLDAERTATVDRDAETVVCPDCGAENDLDYRFCRNCVEELPGSAVGTASSAAPSRRGIV is encoded by the coding sequence ATGGACCCGACCACCGTCGTCCTGGGATCCGTGCTGCTGTTCGCCGTCCACCTATCGCTCGCCGGGGCCCTCAGGCGCTACCTGTCCGGCTCGGCGGGGATCGGTCTCGACGCCGAGCGGACGGCGACCGTCGACCGGGACGCGGAGACGGTCGTCTGTCCCGACTGCGGCGCCGAAAACGACCTCGACTACAGGTTCTGTCGGAACTGCGTCGAGGAACTCCCGGGCTCCGCCGTCGGAACCGCCTCGAGCGCCGCCCCCAGTCGACGGGGCATCGTCTGA